In Syntrophomonas wolfei subsp. wolfei str. Goettingen G311, a single window of DNA contains:
- a CDS encoding acyl-CoA dehydratase activase-related protein, with the protein MKISFPHMGYSYIAFKWLVNHLGHECIVPPEPSKKTLDLGVRYSPEFACIPFKILMGTYLEVAEKGAEIILTSGGMGPCRAGYYWVMHQYILDEIGKKVKVIAFEPPLCDLRDFWRKLHRLRVSGGLSVKAFIQVLKVAWEKIKAIDDMEMQSHSIRPYEEKRGDTTRALWKALEFVDEANGEDEVNEARQEGLKVLQGVRRDENRDPLKIGIIGEIYVVLEPSANHYLQIMLGEMGVYTDRSIYLSSYTRKNTIVNLEGDIFQVARPYLNEAPIGGHGVNSIGETILYARHGFDGVVQLAPFACIPEIVAKSIIPAVSRDFNIPVLTLFIDEQTGKAGVQTRLEAFVDLLEKRREHKRQRERWAI; encoded by the coding sequence ATGAAAATCAGTTTCCCCCATATGGGTTATTCCTATATTGCGTTCAAATGGCTGGTGAACCATCTGGGTCATGAGTGCATCGTTCCCCCCGAGCCCAGCAAGAAAACACTGGATCTGGGGGTGCGTTATTCCCCGGAATTTGCCTGCATACCCTTTAAGATATTGATGGGAACCTACCTGGAGGTGGCGGAAAAAGGAGCGGAAATTATACTGACCTCTGGGGGTATGGGGCCTTGCCGGGCCGGTTATTACTGGGTGATGCACCAGTATATCCTGGATGAAATCGGTAAAAAGGTGAAGGTGATTGCCTTTGAACCACCGCTCTGTGACTTGAGAGACTTCTGGCGAAAGCTGCACCGCTTGCGGGTGAGCGGGGGCTTATCAGTGAAAGCCTTTATTCAGGTCTTGAAGGTGGCCTGGGAAAAAATTAAAGCCATTGATGATATGGAGATGCAATCGCATAGTATAAGGCCTTATGAAGAGAAAAGAGGGGATACCACCCGGGCTCTATGGAAAGCTCTGGAATTTGTGGATGAAGCCAATGGAGAAGATGAGGTAAATGAGGCCCGGCAAGAAGGGCTGAAAGTCCTGCAAGGAGTACGGCGGGATGAGAACCGCGATCCCTTAAAGATAGGAATTATCGGGGAAATATATGTGGTTTTAGAACCTTCTGCCAATCATTATTTGCAGATTATGCTGGGAGAGATGGGGGTTTATACGGACCGTTCCATTTACCTCAGTTCCTACACCCGCAAGAATACCATAGTAAACCTGGAGGGAGACATTTTCCAGGTGGCCCGTCCCTATTTAAACGAAGCTCCTATTGGTGGGCACGGGGTTAACAGTATAGGGGAAACCATATTGTACGCGCGGCATGGTTTTGATGGGGTAGTGCAACTGGCCCCCTTTGCCTGTATTCCGGAAATAGTAGCCAAAAGCATTATACCTGCGGTGAGCCGGGATTTTAACATACCGGTATTAACGCTATTTATTGACGAACAAACAGGAAAGGCTGGAGTGCAGACCCGGTTGGAGGCTTTTGTGGACCTGCTGGAAAAACGGCGGGAACACAAACGCCAAAGGGAGAGATGGGCAATATGA
- a CDS encoding acyl-CoA dehydratase activase translates to MKKAYLGVDVGSVSTNLVVLDESNEVVAAEYLRTSGQPIVTVQQGLYSIGQKLKGQVEIIGAGTTGSARYLSSMIIGADIVKNEITAHAIAASAVVPGVNTIIEIGGQDSKIIILREGVVTDFAMNTVCAAGTGSFLDQQASRLTIAIEDFGNLALQAKNPVRIAGRCAVFAESDMIHKQQLGYNNEDIIAGLCEALVRNYMNNVGKGKEIRPPVLFQGGVAANQGLVEAFKKYLEMDIIVPPWYDVMGAIGAALLARRAVEKKQKSSFKGFNIREITFKTRSFECQGCSNACEVVQFFENDDLIARWGDRCGKWELQAV, encoded by the coding sequence ATGAAGAAGGCATATCTTGGTGTTGATGTGGGCTCGGTAAGCACTAACCTGGTAGTCTTGGACGAGAGTAATGAGGTGGTGGCGGCGGAATACCTGCGTACCAGTGGCCAACCCATTGTCACCGTGCAGCAGGGGCTTTATTCCATAGGCCAGAAGCTAAAGGGCCAGGTGGAGATAATCGGGGCTGGAACTACGGGTAGCGCCCGTTACCTCAGCAGCATGATAATAGGTGCCGACATTGTGAAGAATGAAATCACGGCCCATGCTATTGCGGCTTCTGCGGTGGTGCCGGGGGTCAATACCATTATTGAAATCGGCGGGCAGGATTCTAAAATAATTATACTGCGTGAGGGAGTGGTAACCGACTTCGCTATGAATACCGTATGTGCAGCTGGAACCGGCTCATTTCTGGACCAGCAAGCCAGCCGCTTGACCATAGCGATCGAAGACTTTGGCAACCTGGCTCTGCAAGCAAAAAATCCAGTTCGGATAGCAGGACGTTGTGCTGTTTTTGCCGAATCAGATATGATACATAAGCAACAGCTAGGATATAATAACGAGGATATCATTGCTGGGCTATGCGAAGCCCTGGTCAGGAACTACATGAATAATGTAGGTAAAGGCAAGGAGATCCGGCCACCGGTTTTATTTCAGGGGGGAGTTGCCGCCAACCAGGGTCTGGTAGAAGCCTTTAAGAAATACCTGGAAATGGATATTATCGTACCGCCGTGGTATGATGTTATGGGAGCCATCGGGGCAGCCCTACTGGCCCGGAGGGCCGTGGAGAAGAAGCAAAAGAGCAGTTTCAAAGGTTTTAATATCCGGGAGATTACTTTTAAGACCCGTAGTTTTGAATGCCAGGGTTGTTCAAATGCTTGCGAAGTGGTACAGTTTTTTGAGAATGATGATTTGATAGCCCGCTGGGGTGATCGCTGCGGCAAATGGGAACTGCAGGCAGTTTAG
- a CDS encoding ABC transporter ATP-binding protein: MLEVKGIDVYYGAIHALKGLSLEVEEGSIVTLIGANGAGKTNTLKSISGLLRPRNGAIMFKGSDISKVAPEKIVGLGISQVPEGRRVFATMTVLENLEMGAYLRKDKKGIESDLENVFTRFPRLKERRKQTAGTLSGGEQQMLAIGRALMARPELMLMDEPSMGLAPLLVKEIFEIIKDINARGTTILLVEQNAHMALSIANRAYVIETGEIVLEGTAEQLINSEEVKKAYLGG, from the coding sequence GTGCTGGAGGTAAAAGGAATCGATGTATATTATGGCGCCATACACGCCCTCAAAGGACTGTCCCTGGAAGTGGAAGAGGGCAGTATAGTAACCCTGATTGGAGCCAATGGAGCCGGGAAGACTAATACGCTAAAAAGCATTTCCGGCCTGTTGCGGCCCAGGAATGGTGCAATTATGTTTAAAGGAAGCGATATCAGCAAAGTGGCTCCGGAAAAAATTGTAGGACTGGGCATATCTCAGGTACCGGAGGGTCGAAGGGTTTTTGCCACCATGACCGTTCTGGAGAACCTGGAAATGGGGGCCTACTTGCGTAAAGATAAGAAAGGAATAGAAAGCGACCTGGAAAATGTTTTTACCCGCTTTCCCCGGCTCAAGGAAAGAAGAAAACAAACCGCCGGAACCTTGAGTGGAGGCGAACAGCAGATGCTGGCTATTGGTCGCGCCTTGATGGCCCGGCCCGAGTTGATGCTGATGGATGAACCTTCCATGGGCCTGGCACCCTTATTGGTAAAGGAGATTTTTGAAATAATAAAGGACATCAACGCCCGGGGAACCACCATACTGCTGGTGGAGCAGAATGCCCATATGGCCCTGTCAATTGCTAACCGGGCCTATGTCATTGAAACCGGAGAAATAGTACTGGAGGGAACGGCCGAACAGTTGATAAACAGTGAGGAAGTAAAGAAGGCTTACCTGGGGGGATAG
- a CDS encoding ABC transporter substrate-binding protein encodes MRVSKRLVFLVLMLFTLGVLAGCGSKPEGGDKAGGDKAAVETIPVGINVELSGDLASYGSNSRNGMVLAIEEINQAGGVLGKELKYIERDCQSKPDEAMNNSAALAGEKIIAQLGPLTSGAVAGSTPVMMQNKIPLIAPAATAENVTVEEKTGKTLDYIFRVCYLDADQARRMAEFALNDLKVKNAVIFGSTSDDYAKGLAKYFEEAFVAGGGKIVAKEGYVNGDKDFKATLTKLRSKNPEFIYVPGYYTEVALLIKQARDLDIKVPIGGGDGWDSPDMVKVAGAEALNNTYFANHYSVEDPSPVISSFVKAYEAKYKKLPDSFAALGYDSAKILAQAIKDAGEADSAKVAQALAKIKDFPGITGTMSINEKHNPVKEIVVIEYKDGKLVSR; translated from the coding sequence ATGAGAGTGAGCAAGAGGCTAGTGTTTTTGGTGCTGATGTTGTTCACGCTGGGAGTTCTGGCCGGCTGTGGCAGCAAGCCGGAAGGTGGCGATAAAGCCGGAGGAGATAAAGCGGCAGTCGAAACCATACCAGTAGGAATCAATGTAGAACTTTCCGGTGACCTGGCCAGTTATGGCTCCAATTCCAGAAATGGTATGGTTCTGGCCATCGAAGAAATCAACCAGGCCGGCGGAGTGCTGGGGAAAGAATTGAAGTACATTGAAAGAGATTGCCAATCCAAACCGGACGAAGCTATGAATAATAGCGCGGCCCTGGCGGGAGAAAAGATTATAGCCCAACTGGGTCCCCTGACCAGTGGAGCTGTAGCAGGTAGTACCCCGGTTATGATGCAGAATAAGATACCGCTTATTGCTCCGGCAGCGACTGCGGAAAATGTTACTGTAGAAGAAAAGACCGGCAAGACCTTGGATTATATTTTCCGGGTCTGTTACTTGGATGCTGACCAGGCCAGGCGTATGGCGGAGTTTGCCTTAAACGACCTTAAGGTAAAGAATGCTGTCATCTTTGGCAGTACCTCGGATGATTATGCCAAAGGACTGGCCAAGTATTTTGAGGAAGCCTTTGTGGCTGGCGGTGGTAAAATCGTGGCCAAAGAAGGTTATGTCAATGGGGACAAGGATTTCAAAGCCACTCTTACCAAACTGAGAAGCAAGAATCCGGAGTTTATCTATGTACCCGGCTACTACACCGAAGTGGCATTACTTATCAAACAGGCCCGTGATTTGGACATCAAGGTTCCCATCGGTGGCGGCGATGGCTGGGATTCACCAGATATGGTCAAGGTAGCAGGAGCTGAAGCCTTGAACAACACTTATTTTGCCAACCATTATTCCGTAGAAGACCCCTCACCGGTAATCTCTTCTTTTGTTAAAGCTTATGAGGCCAAATACAAAAAGCTTCCCGATTCATTTGCGGCTCTGGGTTATGATTCCGCCAAAATACTGGCTCAGGCTATAAAAGATGCCGGCGAAGCGGACTCTGCCAAGGTAGCGCAGGCTCTGGCTAAAATCAAGGACTTCCCGGGAATAACCGGTACCATGAGTATTAACGAAAAACACAACCCGGTTAAAGAAATAGTGGTAATCGAATATAAAGACGGCAAATTAGTATCGCGGTAA
- the selB gene encoding selenocysteine-specific translation elongation factor produces the protein MKRLIIGTAGHIDHGKTTLVRALTGVNTDRLKEEKQRGISIELGFAPFMLPSGHKAAIVDVPGHERFIRHMLAGAFGIDMVVFVIAADEGIMPQTREHLDIIELLGVKQGVVAITKKDLVDEEWLMLMEEEIKEYLAGTALKNSPMIAVSAVSGEGIKQLLEEIEKIAAQVEEKPVLGQARLPIDRVFTIAGFGTVVTGTLWSGQIKTGESLELMPVQRPVKIRSLQVHGARVTEALAGQRVAVNLQGIEVAEIKRGYLLSTPDYLHPSYRVDTRLRLLSSSKRTLKNWNRIRFHLGTEEALGRVVLLDRDELQPGQESYAQIVMEKPVVCQKGDPFVIRYYSPVTTIGGGNIIDPNAPKQKRFREEVLEQLVMKEEGSLYDLILQEMEAAEATFTSSDLARKTGHEEEHIKEELEQLLLDEKVGDLKNGEYMSTRSLEKINDEIGNRLQEYHRQYPLRGGYPREEMRSRFFKSINTRSFNAIIKYLEDRGSINSRNNQLRLAGYSPEPGVKEKRAIEKIQEMMDKELFTPPSLEELEQQLELNGEDFIEIISYLLNQGLLIKLSGDIYFSTQALEEGKKILEEHFGREKELSLATARDLFNTSRRYTLPLLEHYDKTRFTRRIGDIRVKA, from the coding sequence ATGAAGCGGCTTATTATTGGAACGGCAGGACATATAGATCACGGCAAAACCACTCTGGTAAGAGCCTTGACCGGAGTTAATACCGACCGTTTGAAGGAAGAAAAGCAGCGGGGTATTTCCATTGAATTGGGATTTGCCCCCTTTATGCTGCCTAGTGGCCATAAGGCGGCCATTGTTGATGTGCCGGGACACGAGCGCTTTATCCGGCATATGCTGGCTGGGGCTTTCGGGATTGATATGGTGGTCTTTGTTATCGCTGCCGATGAAGGAATCATGCCCCAGACCCGGGAACATTTAGATATAATTGAATTGCTGGGGGTTAAGCAGGGGGTAGTAGCTATTACTAAAAAAGACCTGGTTGACGAAGAATGGCTGATGCTGATGGAAGAGGAAATAAAGGAATACCTGGCCGGGACTGCCTTGAAAAACAGTCCCATGATAGCAGTATCAGCCGTCAGCGGAGAAGGGATAAAGCAATTGCTGGAGGAAATCGAAAAGATTGCGGCCCAGGTTGAAGAGAAACCGGTGTTGGGGCAGGCCCGTTTGCCCATAGACCGGGTTTTTACTATAGCTGGTTTTGGCACGGTGGTGACCGGTACCCTGTGGTCGGGGCAAATAAAGACCGGTGAAAGCCTGGAACTTATGCCGGTGCAGCGACCGGTCAAAATCAGAAGTCTGCAGGTACACGGAGCCAGGGTTACGGAAGCCCTGGCGGGACAGAGGGTAGCGGTCAACCTGCAGGGTATTGAAGTAGCGGAGATAAAAAGGGGTTACCTCTTGTCCACCCCGGATTATCTCCATCCCAGTTACCGGGTTGATACCAGGTTAAGGCTCTTGTCTTCCAGCAAAAGAACCCTGAAAAACTGGAACCGGATAAGATTCCACCTGGGGACTGAGGAGGCTCTAGGGCGGGTGGTTTTGCTGGATCGGGACGAACTGCAGCCGGGACAAGAAAGCTATGCGCAAATTGTCATGGAAAAACCGGTGGTTTGCCAGAAAGGAGACCCTTTTGTAATCAGGTATTATTCACCGGTGACTACCATTGGCGGCGGAAACATAATTGACCCAAATGCCCCCAAACAGAAACGCTTCCGGGAAGAGGTTCTGGAGCAACTGGTAATGAAAGAAGAAGGCAGCCTCTATGACCTGATTCTACAGGAGATGGAAGCGGCTGAGGCCACATTTACCAGCTCTGATTTGGCACGGAAAACCGGCCATGAAGAAGAGCATATTAAAGAAGAGCTGGAACAATTGCTCCTGGACGAAAAAGTAGGGGATTTAAAAAATGGGGAATACATGAGCACCCGGAGCTTAGAAAAGATAAACGATGAGATAGGGAACCGCTTGCAGGAATACCACCGGCAATATCCTCTGCGGGGGGGTTATCCCCGGGAAGAGATGAGAAGCCGGTTTTTCAAAAGCATTAATACCCGAAGCTTTAATGCCATAATAAAATACCTGGAGGATAGGGGAAGCATAAACAGCCGGAACAACCAGCTTCGGCTGGCGGGCTACAGCCCTGAGCCGGGAGTGAAAGAAAAGCGGGCCATTGAAAAAATTCAGGAAATGATGGATAAAGAGTTATTTACCCCTCCTTCTCTGGAGGAATTAGAGCAGCAGCTAGAGCTTAATGGAGAGGATTTTATCGAAATCATTTCCTACCTGCTCAACCAGGGATTATTGATTAAGCTCTCCGGGGATATATATTTTTCTACCCAGGCCCTGGAAGAAGGAAAGAAGATCCTGGAGGAACATTTTGGCCGGGAAAAGGAGCTCAGCCTGGCCACCGCCCGCGACCTGTTTAACACCTCGCGCAGGTATACCTTGCCATTGTTGGAGCATTACGACAAGACCCGTTTCACCCGCCGGATAGGGGATATACGGGTTAAAGCTTAG
- a CDS encoding CBS and ACT domain-containing protein has translation MKVKDRMSEDVITVEMNTSLTEAFRLMKENNIRRLPVMDKGRLTGIITLTDLNQAAPSSATSLSIHELNYLLAKTKIKDIVPKKQKVLTIGPENYIETAAKIMRENKVSGLPVLEQEKLVGIVTETDIFDALIDILGVNRAHSRIDCFVKDRPGSLAEVTGLIAEKGINILNAVVYFDNKSQRYKMILRIEDLKYELLLEELQKRGYEIESVIVKESGEE, from the coding sequence ATGAAAGTAAAAGACCGTATGTCCGAGGATGTTATAACGGTAGAAATGAATACCAGTCTCACTGAAGCTTTTCGTCTCATGAAAGAAAATAACATCCGGCGCTTACCGGTGATGGACAAAGGCCGCTTGACCGGGATTATAACCCTGACCGATCTTAACCAGGCCGCGCCTTCCTCTGCTACCTCTTTAAGCATCCATGAACTGAATTACCTCCTGGCCAAGACTAAAATAAAAGATATAGTGCCAAAAAAACAAAAAGTCCTTACCATTGGGCCAGAAAACTACATCGAAACTGCAGCTAAAATAATGCGGGAAAACAAAGTTAGCGGCTTACCGGTGCTGGAGCAGGAGAAACTGGTCGGCATAGTAACGGAAACCGACATTTTTGATGCTTTGATTGATATTTTGGGGGTAAATAGAGCTCACAGCCGGATAGACTGCTTTGTCAAGGATCGCCCCGGCAGCCTGGCGGAAGTAACCGGACTGATTGCGGAAAAGGGCATAAATATTTTAAATGCGGTGGTCTATTTTGATAATAAAAGCCAGCGCTACAAAATGATCCTTCGCATTGAAGACTTGAAATATGAACTTTTGCTGGAAGAGCTTCAAAAACGGGGATATGAAATTGAGTCAGTAATAGTAAAAGAAAGCGGTGAAGAATAG
- a CDS encoding acyl-CoA dehydratase activase-related protein, with translation MSKIGIPRTLAYFIYFPLWKTFFEELGHEVVLSPATSKAILDRGVKEAVNDACIPIKLYHGHAAALAGKVDYIFCPRLVSVRSHGDFGTETFCPKFLGLPDMLRLAMDDLPEIIDVRVDLKQGKDGLWQLSQEIGKGLGNSREEIKRAFNRAREQQRQYNRLLYQEMLPLEALKIIEQKNPIPKKEKSNENYDLQVAVVGYPYLLYDAYINAGLLAILEKEKVKVYTQDIISDRKMNQQAKTLPKSTFWYFSNRVIYGALHFMQRPEIEGVIHLTAFACGPDSMVDRLLEIESRRRGNRPYLSIAVDEHTGEAGVRTRIEAFVDMLRYRRERK, from the coding sequence GTGTCTAAGATAGGGATCCCAAGAACCCTGGCCTATTTTATCTATTTTCCGCTATGGAAGACCTTTTTTGAGGAACTAGGCCATGAAGTGGTACTTTCGCCAGCTACCAGTAAAGCCATTCTTGATCGAGGCGTCAAAGAGGCGGTAAACGATGCCTGCATCCCCATAAAACTTTATCACGGACATGCTGCTGCTCTGGCGGGGAAGGTTGATTATATTTTCTGCCCCCGCCTGGTCAGTGTGCGTAGCCACGGGGATTTTGGCACCGAAACTTTTTGCCCCAAGTTTCTGGGCTTGCCGGATATGCTTCGCCTGGCTATGGATGATCTGCCGGAAATCATAGATGTCAGGGTTGACCTTAAGCAAGGAAAAGACGGGCTCTGGCAGCTCTCGCAAGAAATCGGAAAGGGCTTGGGCAACAGCAGGGAAGAGATTAAACGGGCCTTCAACAGGGCCCGTGAACAGCAACGTCAATACAACAGGCTGCTTTACCAGGAGATGCTTCCTCTGGAAGCCCTGAAGATTATTGAACAAAAGAATCCGATTCCAAAAAAGGAAAAGAGTAACGAGAATTATGATTTGCAGGTAGCGGTAGTAGGATATCCTTACCTGCTTTATGATGCTTATATTAATGCGGGATTGCTGGCTATACTGGAAAAAGAAAAGGTCAAGGTATATACTCAGGATATAATAAGTGACCGGAAGATGAACCAGCAGGCCAAAACCTTGCCCAAGAGTACATTCTGGTATTTTTCCAACCGGGTGATTTACGGAGCCTTGCATTTTATGCAGCGCCCGGAGATAGAGGGGGTTATTCACCTTACGGCTTTTGCCTGTGGGCCTGATTCCATGGTGGACAGGCTGTTGGAGATAGAAAGCCGGCGGAGAGGCAACCGGCCTTACTTATCCATCGCCGTTGATGAGCATACGGGAGAAGCGGGAGTCCGAACCAGGATTGAAGCTTTTGTAGATATGTTGCGTTACCGGAGGGAGAGGAAATGA
- a CDS encoding ABC transporter ATP-binding protein, with the protein MSLLQINNLYKSFGGLSAVLDFNFHLEDGELLGLIGPNGAGKTTVFNLITGVYKPDEGNIIFSGRDITGLAPYTICQQGIARTFQNIRLFKDISVLDNVRIALHKDAPYGLLKTLLRTPGFFQGEIEINKQAHEYLQIFNLEDKAGEIASSLPYGEQRRLEIARALATKPTLLILDEPAAGMNPNETRELMDLIRWIRKDFGLSILLIEHDMSLVMGVCERIYVLDYGQVIAEGLPEEIRRNKRVIEAYLGEEVG; encoded by the coding sequence ATGAGCCTCTTGCAGATAAATAATTTATACAAATCCTTTGGCGGGCTCAGCGCAGTGCTGGATTTCAACTTCCACCTGGAAGACGGTGAACTGCTGGGTCTGATTGGACCCAATGGAGCCGGTAAAACCACGGTCTTTAATCTGATTACCGGGGTATATAAGCCGGATGAGGGTAATATTATTTTTTCGGGACGAGATATCACCGGTTTAGCTCCCTATACTATTTGCCAGCAGGGAATCGCCCGCACCTTCCAAAACATCCGGCTGTTTAAAGACATCAGCGTTTTGGACAATGTACGCATTGCTTTGCATAAAGATGCACCCTATGGCTTGCTGAAAACTCTGCTTAGAACCCCGGGCTTTTTCCAGGGGGAAATAGAGATAAATAAACAGGCCCACGAATATTTGCAGATATTCAACCTGGAGGATAAAGCCGGCGAAATAGCTTCCAGCTTGCCCTATGGGGAACAGAGAAGATTAGAAATTGCTCGGGCTCTGGCCACCAAACCAACTCTATTGATACTGGATGAGCCGGCTGCAGGAATGAATCCCAATGAAACCCGGGAATTAATGGACTTGATACGCTGGATCAGGAAAGACTTTGGTCTTAGCATACTGTTGATTGAACACGATATGTCTTTGGTCATGGGCGTTTGCGAGCGCATCTATGTTTTGGACTATGGGCAGGTTATTGCTGAAGGCCTGCCGGAAGAAATAAGGCGAAATAAACGGGTAATCGAAGCTTACCTGGGAGAGGAAGTCGGATAG
- a CDS encoding branched-chain amino acid ABC transporter permease: MEKKRFVPRSFLIEVLVLAGIFTLVQYLIISGLLNEYYQINLSSMCINIILAVSLNLINGFTGQLSLGHAGFMAVGAYAAVVVTTIYSQPFILGLLAACLAAGLAGLIIGVPTLRLKGDYLAIATLGFGEIIRVILQNIDFIGGPAGILGIPRYSTWPWLFALTVFTIVIIVNLINSSYGRAIISVREDEVASELMGINTTNYKVLAFVIGALFAGLAGALYAHYFYIIKPSTFNFLKSFDILVMVVLGGLGSTTGAVIAAIFVTMLTAALQTFPAIRMVLYAVTLVVVMVYRPQGLMGNKEWGRRTWGRIWGEKNEPLADK, translated from the coding sequence ATGGAGAAAAAGCGATTTGTTCCACGAAGCTTTCTGATTGAAGTACTGGTTTTAGCAGGCATTTTTACCCTGGTTCAGTACCTGATAATATCGGGCTTGTTAAATGAATACTACCAGATAAATTTATCTTCTATGTGTATTAATATAATTTTGGCGGTAAGCCTTAATTTGATTAACGGTTTTACCGGGCAATTATCTCTGGGTCATGCCGGGTTTATGGCTGTGGGTGCCTATGCTGCGGTAGTAGTTACTACTATTTACAGCCAGCCCTTTATACTGGGTCTGCTAGCTGCCTGCCTGGCCGCAGGACTGGCCGGGCTTATTATAGGGGTACCCACCCTTAGGCTAAAGGGGGATTACCTGGCTATTGCCACCCTGGGTTTTGGGGAAATCATCCGGGTAATACTGCAAAACATCGATTTCATAGGCGGTCCCGCCGGAATTCTGGGAATACCCCGTTACAGCACCTGGCCCTGGTTGTTTGCCCTTACCGTCTTCACCATAGTAATTATAGTAAACCTTATTAATTCCAGTTATGGCCGGGCTATAATATCTGTGCGTGAAGACGAAGTGGCTTCCGAATTAATGGGTATTAACACCACCAATTACAAAGTACTGGCTTTCGTTATTGGTGCCTTGTTTGCCGGGCTGGCCGGAGCACTCTACGCCCATTATTTCTATATTATTAAACCGTCAACTTTCAACTTCTTAAAGTCTTTTGACATCCTGGTCATGGTGGTTCTGGGCGGACTGGGCAGCACAACCGGGGCTGTTATAGCCGCTATTTTCGTTACCATGCTTACGGCTGCTTTGCAGACTTTCCCGGCTATTCGCATGGTTCTTTACGCAGTTACTCTGGTTGTGGTTATGGTTTACCGACCTCAGGGCTTGATGGGCAATAAGGAATGGGGCCGACGGACTTGGGGCAGGATTTGGGGTGAGAAAAATGAGCCTCTTGCAGATAAATAA
- a CDS encoding branched-chain amino acid ABC transporter permease yields the protein MLEFLQQLINGLSLGAIYALIALGYTMVYGIIMLINFAHGDIMMVGAYVGFFSIAVLGSNIFAALIFAMLSCAVLGVLIEKIAYKPLRNSSRIAALITAIGVSLFLEYFTLFLLTPQQRVFPEAAFPLHKYQIGGLLVSNKDIFIFVLAVILMIALQYIIKRTRTGKAMRAVSLDREAAILMGISVDRTISITFAIGSSLAAAAGVMIGIYYNTINPLMGIIPGLKAFVAAVLGGIGIIPGAMVGGFLMGILETMVSGYGSTLYRDAVAFGVLILILLVKPTGLFGKDTGEKV from the coding sequence TTGCTGGAATTTTTGCAACAATTGATAAACGGCCTGTCTTTAGGGGCGATATATGCCCTGATTGCCCTGGGCTACACCATGGTTTACGGAATAATAATGCTGATAAACTTTGCCCACGGAGACATAATGATGGTGGGAGCCTATGTAGGGTTTTTTTCTATAGCAGTTCTGGGGAGTAATATTTTTGCAGCACTGATATTTGCTATGCTCAGCTGTGCTGTTCTGGGAGTGCTGATAGAAAAGATTGCCTATAAACCATTACGGAATTCCTCTCGTATTGCGGCCCTTATCACTGCAATCGGGGTATCCCTATTTTTGGAGTATTTTACCCTCTTTCTTTTAACCCCCCAACAAAGGGTTTTCCCCGAAGCCGCATTTCCCCTGCACAAGTATCAAATTGGGGGATTGTTGGTATCCAATAAGGATATTTTCATTTTTGTCCTGGCCGTTATTCTTATGATTGCCCTGCAGTATATTATTAAAAGAACCAGAACCGGCAAGGCTATGCGCGCGGTTTCGCTGGATCGTGAGGCAGCCATCTTGATGGGCATCAGTGTGGATAGAACCATTTCCATAACCTTTGCTATTGGTTCTTCCCTGGCTGCTGCTGCCGGTGTGATGATAGGAATCTACTATAACACTATTAACCCGCTGATGGGTATTATTCCCGGATTGAAAGCATTCGTAGCGGCTGTTTTGGGGGGAATCGGCATAATCCCCGGAGCCATGGTCGGGGGATTCCTCATGGGGATTCTGGAAACTATGGTCAGCGGTTATGGCAGTACCCTCTACCGTGATGCAGTAGCCTTTGGTGTTTTAATATTGATTCTCCTGGTTAAACCCACCGGTTTGTTTGGTAAGGATACCGGGGAAAAAGTGTAG